A single genomic interval of Terriglobus albidus harbors:
- a CDS encoding trypsin-like peptidase domain-containing protein, with the protein MRSRASLAIFLLLPFSTAHAQALASKSPLVQFSDDLEALSSRVMPTVVRITAQVYVGDHEDSTPINPTANSSNSNLPDTGLVTAGTAQGSGVLVSDDGYILTNAHVIAGSASLRAEVRMVSGKLRVLPATRVGLDEDTDLAVLKINAPEGEELAFLDITHLPPAHQGQVAIAFGSPFGFERSVTMGIVSAVRRQSSPDDPRLWIQTDAAVNPGNSGGPLVDVRGRLLGINTLIYSESGGNEGIALAIPADTARTVFNAIRKSGHVTRSTLSITTHTLSRDLTRGLGLTGTQGVLVEDVWPAGSGERAGILPGDIVQEVNGKKITSIVNYTQAISALEPKKQVPITIARGDKILNLTVEPDRAGSRARSLTSDISFGRNLIPRLEIFGVTVDPDTPNEWNPIRSPQGVMVVARSSALRVAESSLRPHDVIHAVNGKPVTSVETLRRELAQIPNRESLVLQIERDGNLSYVVVPPG; encoded by the coding sequence ATGCGTTCCCGCGCATCCCTGGCCATCTTTCTTCTGTTGCCCTTTTCTACGGCGCATGCACAGGCCCTCGCCTCGAAGTCGCCTCTGGTACAGTTTTCCGACGATCTTGAGGCACTTTCCTCGCGGGTTATGCCAACCGTTGTGCGGATTACAGCGCAGGTCTACGTCGGCGACCACGAGGACAGCACACCGATCAACCCGACGGCAAATAGCAGCAATAGCAACCTGCCCGATACGGGTCTGGTCACGGCCGGCACCGCTCAGGGGTCCGGCGTACTGGTCTCCGACGATGGCTACATTCTGACCAATGCTCACGTCATCGCCGGAAGCGCAAGCCTGCGCGCCGAGGTTCGCATGGTCTCAGGCAAACTCCGCGTTCTACCCGCGACCCGTGTTGGCCTGGATGAAGACACCGATCTGGCAGTCCTGAAGATTAATGCTCCGGAGGGTGAAGAGCTCGCCTTTCTGGACATTACCCACCTTCCCCCGGCACACCAGGGCCAGGTTGCGATTGCCTTCGGAAGCCCCTTCGGATTTGAACGCTCGGTCACCATGGGTATCGTCTCCGCAGTCCGCCGGCAGTCCTCACCGGACGATCCCAGGTTGTGGATCCAGACGGATGCGGCGGTGAACCCCGGTAACTCCGGCGGGCCGCTGGTCGATGTCCGCGGCCGTCTTCTCGGCATCAATACCTTGATCTATTCCGAAAGCGGCGGTAATGAGGGGATTGCCCTGGCGATCCCCGCAGATACGGCCCGCACCGTGTTCAACGCCATCCGGAAAAGTGGCCACGTCACGCGGTCCACGCTCTCGATTACGACACATACGCTGTCACGCGATCTGACGCGCGGACTGGGGCTGACCGGGACGCAGGGCGTTCTGGTGGAAGATGTGTGGCCGGCAGGCAGTGGCGAGCGCGCCGGAATTCTTCCGGGAGATATTGTCCAGGAAGTAAACGGCAAGAAGATCACGTCGATCGTTAACTACACGCAGGCGATCTCCGCACTGGAGCCGAAGAAGCAGGTTCCCATTACAATCGCGCGTGGCGACAAGATCCTGAATCTTACGGTCGAGCCAGATCGTGCTGGTTCCCGTGCCCGCTCCCTGACCTCGGACATTAGTTTTGGACGCAACCTGATTCCTCGGCTGGAGATCTTCGGCGTGACGGTCGATCCCGATACGCCAAATGAGTGGAATCCCATCCGCAGTCCGCAGGGGGTGATGGTTGTTGCTCGTTCAAGCGCACTGCGTGTCGCCGAAAGCAGCCTGCGCCCGCATGACGTGATTCATGCCGTAAACGGAAAGCCTGTCACTTCGGTTGAGACACTACGCCGCGAGCTGGCTCAGATTCCAAATCGCGAGTCCCTGGTGCTGCAGATTGAGCGCGATGGAAACCTGTCGTATGTCGTCGTGCCTCCGGGCTAG
- a CDS encoding WD40/YVTN/BNR-like repeat-containing protein has product MRLTLFMRLTLVFALLTATASAQFTLQQSNSTASFRGIHAVSDKVAWASGTNGTVLRTVDGGEHWLACTVPPDAEKLDFRGIQAFDDKTAIVMSSGKGDASRIYKTSDGCKHWKLAMTNTEPEGFWDALYSDSSDHAWVMGDSINGKSVLLEVRALDDAEPELEMSLSNREVDRGTSSFAASNSTLLVLNKAVQEPGWKYSRWWAGDIPEHAYVYRLREENKATCRPCREFTDKVEVPMAHGVSTAGIFSLAFRPDKTLVAVGGDYKTPESPVKTAAWSADYGKTWTPATKPPHGYRSSVAWSNRLQAFLTVGPNGTDISYDNGKIWQPVSTDIEQSNDWNALSLPFVVGPKGRIGKLNPADFPRKPIPSKR; this is encoded by the coding sequence ATGCGCCTTACGCTATTCATGCGCCTTACGCTCGTTTTCGCGCTTCTTACGGCCACAGCCTCCGCCCAGTTCACGCTGCAGCAGTCTAACTCCACCGCCAGCTTCCGTGGTATTCACGCCGTGAGCGATAAGGTTGCATGGGCATCCGGCACGAATGGCACTGTACTGCGCACGGTTGACGGAGGCGAACACTGGCTGGCGTGTACCGTCCCTCCGGACGCAGAGAAGCTGGACTTCCGTGGAATTCAGGCATTCGACGACAAGACGGCCATTGTGATGTCCAGCGGCAAGGGAGACGCATCTAGGATCTATAAAACCAGTGATGGATGCAAACACTGGAAACTGGCAATGACGAACACGGAGCCGGAAGGCTTTTGGGATGCGCTCTACAGTGACTCCAGCGATCACGCCTGGGTAATGGGAGATTCCATTAACGGTAAGAGCGTGCTGCTGGAGGTTCGCGCACTCGACGATGCAGAGCCAGAGCTGGAAATGTCTCTTTCGAATCGTGAGGTGGATCGCGGAACCTCCAGCTTCGCTGCCAGCAACTCAACCCTCTTGGTTTTGAACAAAGCGGTACAAGAGCCCGGCTGGAAGTACTCGCGCTGGTGGGCTGGTGATATTCCCGAACACGCCTATGTCTACCGCCTTCGCGAGGAGAACAAAGCCACGTGCAGACCATGCCGCGAGTTCACCGACAAGGTCGAGGTTCCGATGGCCCATGGAGTCTCCACCGCGGGTATCTTTTCACTGGCCTTCCGTCCGGATAAAACGCTCGTAGCTGTTGGCGGCGACTATAAAACGCCAGAATCACCGGTAAAGACTGCAGCGTGGTCTGCGGATTATGGCAAGACGTGGACCCCAGCGACAAAGCCCCCGCACGGCTATCGCAGTTCGGTCGCCTGGTCGAACCGCCTGCAAGCCTTTCTCACTGTCGGCCCGAACGGCACAGACATTTCGTATGACAACGGAAAGATCTGGCAGCCGGTGAGCACCGATATCGAGCAGAGTAACGACTGGAACGCGCTCTCGCTTCCCTTTGTTGTGGGACCAAAGGGGCGTATCGGGAAACTCAACCCCGCCGACTTTCCCAGGAAACCGATCCCCTCGAAGCGCTAA
- a CDS encoding glycoside hydrolase family 125 protein, with protein MHWTRREVVKLGTLALAGKSVGLQAEVLDRRPAPADRKFTSEGVERYIAETAKRINDPELRQLFVNCFPNTLDTTVQPGTSDGKPDTVVLTGDIPAMWLRDSSAQVWPYVPLAKQDEKLRALLEGVIRRQARCLLIDPYANAFMANLDDPPLEWGRTDQTEMKRGVGERKYELDSLCYPIRLSYGYWKATGDTKPFDSAWTEAMRTVVSTMRVQQRKNGDGPYTFLRKSDRSTETLPRAGKGNPIKPVGLIFSGFRPSDDACVFPFLVPSNLFAVTSLRQLAEMMNTITHDSATAQEAQSLATEVEVALRQYAVAKLDTGTIWAFEVDGFGSQLLMDDANVPSLLALPYLNASPDAAMYARTRAFVWSERNPWFFRGSAGEGIGGPHIGDDMIWPMSQTIYALTSTKKEEAGPALTMLKTAARATGFIHESYFKSDPAKFTRSWFAWANTLFGEMVAHMVYNHPDWIA; from the coding sequence ATGCATTGGACACGCAGGGAAGTAGTGAAGCTGGGCACGTTGGCCCTTGCCGGGAAGAGCGTTGGGCTGCAGGCAGAGGTGCTGGATCGCAGGCCGGCGCCGGCGGACCGCAAGTTTACCTCGGAGGGCGTTGAGCGCTATATCGCCGAGACCGCGAAGCGGATCAACGATCCGGAGCTGCGGCAGCTCTTCGTCAACTGCTTCCCCAACACACTGGATACAACGGTGCAGCCGGGGACCTCGGATGGTAAGCCCGATACGGTCGTACTGACCGGTGATATCCCCGCGATGTGGCTGCGGGATTCTTCCGCCCAGGTCTGGCCCTATGTTCCGCTGGCAAAACAGGACGAGAAACTACGTGCGCTGCTTGAAGGCGTCATCCGCCGCCAGGCCCGCTGCCTCCTGATCGATCCCTATGCCAATGCCTTTATGGCGAACCTGGATGACCCGCCGCTGGAGTGGGGCCGTACTGACCAGACTGAGATGAAACGCGGCGTAGGCGAGCGCAAGTATGAGCTCGACTCGTTGTGCTATCCGATCCGCCTCAGCTATGGCTATTGGAAGGCGACAGGAGATACGAAGCCATTTGATAGCGCGTGGACGGAAGCCATGCGCACCGTGGTGAGCACCATGAGGGTACAGCAGCGCAAGAATGGCGATGGACCATATACCTTCCTGCGTAAGTCAGATCGCTCGACTGAGACGCTGCCACGAGCTGGTAAAGGCAATCCGATCAAGCCGGTGGGCCTCATCTTCTCCGGTTTCCGCCCAAGCGACGACGCATGTGTCTTTCCGTTTCTTGTGCCCTCGAATCTCTTCGCGGTGACCTCGCTGCGCCAACTCGCCGAGATGATGAACACGATCACGCATGACAGCGCGACAGCGCAGGAGGCGCAGAGCCTCGCCACCGAGGTCGAAGTTGCCCTGCGTCAATACGCGGTGGCGAAGCTCGACACCGGTACGATCTGGGCTTTTGAGGTTGACGGTTTCGGCAGCCAACTGCTGATGGATGATGCCAACGTGCCCAGCCTGCTGGCGCTGCCGTATCTCAACGCATCGCCGGATGCGGCGATGTATGCGCGCACGCGCGCCTTTGTGTGGAGCGAGCGCAATCCCTGGTTCTTCCGTGGATCGGCAGGCGAGGGAATCGGCGGACCACATATCGGCGACGACATGATCTGGCCGATGTCGCAGACCATCTATGCGCTGACCAGTACAAAGAAGGAAGAGGCTGGACCCGCGCTGACGATGTTGAAGACGGCAGCCCGCGCGACTGGATTCATCCACGAGAGCTACTTCAAGAGCGATCCTGCAAAGTTCACCCGCTCATGGTTCGCCTGGGCGAATACCTTATTTGGCGAGATGGTGGCGCACATGGTCTACAACCATCCTGATTGGATCGCTTAG
- a CDS encoding ABC transporter permease: MMQIKETVQQSIQSLLRNRLRSGLTMLGIAWGLVTVVLLISYGAALGQTVLMGFLGIGNNVIMGWGGQTSMQAGGERSGKRIHLTAEDADAVREQMPLIRAFSVENDTSYSFKWNAKAVNIQVKAVELPYDGMRRLVVEEGRYFAPDDFTEHRKVAIFGPHAAQKLFNGYPPVGQTVQVNGQTFTVIGVLRNKIQDSSNNGPDNENVFLPFFTLRDLENVRDPSSLVYQPLSPELHKKATSAVRAILASRHHFNPADDKAFSTWDTIEDSGEIMQFSTALEVLLGIIGAMTLGVGGVGVMNIMLVSVTERTREIGLQKALGARRRDILAQFLLESLTLTFLAGMLGMLAAIAIAHIIPPMPLYSDMYKTANSEGDIILRPNLMIALISFGILAIVGLVSGLLPAWRASRLDPVAALRHE, from the coding sequence ATGATGCAGATCAAGGAAACCGTTCAGCAATCCATCCAGTCGCTTCTGCGCAACCGCCTACGTTCGGGCCTGACCATGCTGGGCATCGCCTGGGGCCTGGTGACCGTAGTCCTCTTAATCAGCTACGGTGCGGCTCTCGGTCAGACCGTGCTGATGGGCTTTCTCGGTATCGGCAACAACGTCATCATGGGCTGGGGCGGGCAGACCTCCATGCAGGCCGGCGGGGAACGGTCCGGCAAGCGGATTCACCTCACTGCCGAAGACGCCGATGCAGTTCGTGAACAGATGCCGCTGATTCGCGCCTTCTCCGTTGAGAACGACACGTCGTACAGTTTTAAGTGGAACGCCAAGGCGGTCAACATCCAGGTCAAAGCCGTCGAGCTCCCGTACGACGGCATGCGCAGGCTTGTTGTAGAGGAAGGCCGATACTTCGCCCCAGACGATTTCACAGAGCATCGCAAGGTCGCGATCTTCGGGCCTCATGCCGCGCAAAAGCTCTTCAACGGATACCCGCCCGTGGGTCAGACCGTCCAGGTGAACGGACAGACCTTCACCGTCATCGGCGTCTTACGGAACAAGATTCAGGACTCCTCCAACAACGGTCCCGACAACGAGAACGTCTTCCTCCCCTTCTTTACACTGCGCGATCTGGAGAACGTCCGCGATCCCTCGTCGCTGGTCTATCAACCGCTCTCGCCAGAGTTGCATAAGAAGGCGACCAGTGCTGTTCGCGCCATTCTTGCCTCGCGCCACCACTTCAATCCAGCTGACGATAAGGCATTCTCCACGTGGGACACGATCGAAGACTCGGGAGAGATCATGCAGTTCTCCACCGCGCTTGAGGTGCTACTGGGCATCATTGGAGCGATGACGCTCGGGGTTGGCGGTGTGGGCGTCATGAACATCATGCTGGTCTCTGTGACAGAGCGGACGCGCGAGATCGGGCTGCAGAAGGCGCTCGGCGCAAGACGGCGCGATATCCTCGCCCAATTTCTGCTCGAAAGCCTTACCCTGACCTTCCTTGCGGGCATGCTCGGAATGCTCGCCGCGATCGCCATCGCCCATATCATCCCGCCCATGCCGCTTTACTCGGATATGTACAAGACGGCGAACAGCGAAGGCGACATCATTCTGCGGCCTAACCTGATGATCGCGCTGATCTCTTTCGGCATCCTGGCGATTGTAGGTCTGGTCTCGGGCCTTCTACCTGCCTGGCGCGCAAGTCGTCTGGACCCTGTTGCGGCACTGCGGCACGAGTAA
- a CDS encoding penicillin acylase family protein, with protein sequence MINRRQGLCRTLTAITLSLTASISIAAQHHSKTESTPHGKVVWDTYGVPHIFASNTPGLFYGFGYAQAKGHGNLLLHLYGESRGRAAEYWGTAFAATDRYYAANDVAERGADWYRQQSAEMKSYLDAFAQGINDFAAQHPDELSDESKRVLPVTGVDVITHWERVMEFNYIMPELKALPSGNTTTEAALHLPNALEAARDDDGSNGWAIAPVKSANGHPMLLMNPHLGWAPSYQTYFEAQLSAPGIDMYGATQVGFPVLRFCFTDDHGITNTVNTISAGTIYKLTLRDDGYLYDGTVHKFDVKTKSIKVRQADGSLKEESFQVRASVHGPVFTRKDGTTIATRVAGLDRPFGIEEYWNIDKAKGFAAVEAELKRLQVPTFNILYAGRDGHILYQFNGVVPVRTHGNFPYWSGLVPGDSSDNLWTKVHPYEDLPRVLDPPAGWIQNTNNPPWVNTALPALDPTKYPPYMSPVSLSLRSEQSALLLEQKNKLTFDDFVALKLSTRSLMADRLLPELLEGASSSSDPLVKQAAAVLRAWNHHDDNDARGALLFETWAGKFAGPQFSSDKNYQSPWSMSDPLGTPKGLKDPQQAVAMLADAARDTIAKYGALDRPFGEVSRFHIADVNVPGNGGFGNTGIFRVITWSPLAQGERNPIHGETFIALVEFSDHAKAVGITTYGESSQPASPHRGDQLSLLSEKKFRTFWRTPSELAKHTEAEMKF encoded by the coding sequence GTGATCAATCGACGACAAGGTCTCTGCCGTACGCTGACGGCCATCACACTGTCACTTACGGCAAGCATCAGTATTGCGGCGCAGCATCATTCAAAGACTGAGAGCACACCACACGGCAAAGTGGTGTGGGATACCTACGGCGTTCCACACATCTTCGCCAGCAACACACCCGGACTGTTCTACGGGTTCGGATACGCGCAGGCCAAAGGGCACGGCAATCTGCTGCTTCATCTTTATGGAGAATCTCGCGGCCGTGCCGCCGAGTACTGGGGCACAGCATTTGCCGCCACCGATCGCTACTATGCCGCCAATGATGTGGCTGAGCGCGGCGCTGACTGGTACCGCCAGCAGAGCGCAGAGATGAAATCTTACCTCGATGCATTTGCCCAGGGCATCAACGATTTCGCAGCGCAGCATCCGGATGAACTCAGCGACGAGTCGAAGCGTGTGCTCCCTGTCACTGGAGTTGACGTCATCACGCACTGGGAACGGGTGATGGAATTCAACTACATCATGCCTGAGCTCAAGGCGCTTCCCTCCGGAAACACGACCACAGAAGCAGCGCTGCACCTGCCGAACGCCCTTGAGGCCGCCAGAGATGATGATGGATCCAACGGCTGGGCGATCGCTCCGGTCAAGTCTGCCAACGGGCATCCGATGCTGCTGATGAATCCGCATCTGGGGTGGGCGCCGTCCTACCAAACCTATTTCGAAGCACAGTTGAGCGCTCCAGGCATTGACATGTACGGAGCCACACAGGTTGGCTTCCCCGTTCTTCGTTTTTGCTTCACGGACGATCACGGAATCACCAATACCGTGAACACCATCTCGGCCGGCACGATCTACAAACTCACGCTACGCGATGATGGATATCTCTATGACGGTACAGTCCACAAATTCGACGTCAAGACGAAATCGATCAAAGTTCGCCAGGCTGACGGCTCACTCAAGGAAGAGAGCTTCCAGGTCCGAGCTTCCGTTCATGGGCCGGTCTTCACCCGCAAAGATGGAACCACCATTGCAACGCGTGTTGCCGGACTCGACCGCCCTTTCGGCATTGAAGAGTACTGGAATATTGACAAGGCCAAAGGCTTTGCTGCCGTAGAGGCGGAGTTGAAGCGCCTGCAGGTGCCGACCTTCAACATTCTTTACGCCGGGCGTGATGGCCATATCCTTTATCAGTTCAACGGCGTCGTTCCCGTACGGACACACGGTAACTTCCCGTACTGGTCCGGCCTTGTGCCTGGAGATTCTTCTGACAACCTCTGGACCAAGGTTCATCCCTATGAAGATTTACCGAGAGTGCTTGACCCTCCAGCCGGATGGATCCAGAACACAAATAATCCGCCGTGGGTCAATACTGCGCTACCGGCGCTTGACCCAACCAAATATCCGCCGTACATGTCGCCTGTCTCACTGTCCCTGCGATCAGAACAATCGGCGCTTCTCTTGGAGCAAAAGAACAAACTCACCTTCGATGACTTCGTTGCTCTCAAGCTTTCAACACGTTCGCTGATGGCAGACCGTCTGTTACCGGAGTTACTGGAGGGAGCATCTTCCAGCAGCGATCCTCTTGTGAAACAGGCAGCAGCAGTACTGCGTGCCTGGAACCACCATGACGACAATGACGCGCGCGGGGCGTTGTTATTCGAGACCTGGGCCGGCAAGTTTGCTGGACCGCAGTTCAGCAGCGACAAGAATTATCAATCCCCCTGGAGCATGAGCGATCCTCTTGGGACACCGAAGGGCCTCAAAGATCCTCAGCAGGCCGTGGCTATGCTGGCGGACGCCGCGCGTGACACGATCGCGAAGTATGGTGCGCTTGACCGTCCCTTTGGGGAGGTCTCCCGTTTCCATATCGCCGACGTCAACGTTCCCGGAAACGGAGGCTTTGGCAACACCGGCATCTTCCGCGTCATTACCTGGAGTCCGCTCGCACAGGGCGAGCGAAACCCAATTCACGGTGAGACCTTCATCGCACTTGTAGAGTTCTCCGACCACGCGAAGGCGGTCGGTATCACCACCTACGGGGAATCGTCGCAGCCCGCTTCCCCTCATCGCGGAGATCAGCTTTCTCTACTGTCGGAGAAGAAGTTTCGTACCTTCTGGCGGACGCCATCCGAATTAGCAAAGCATACGGAGGCAGAGATGAAGTTCTAA
- a CDS encoding carbohydrate kinase family protein, translating to MESTRKVDLVGVGLNATDTVLTLPTFPVFGSKVEYHDSVVLPGGQVASTVVACQNWGLTTRYVGKLGDDQAADLHHRAFADAGVETRIVTVPDAHSPQSLILVDPSGERTVLVRRDDRLTLKSEEIRREWITDARALHVDGQDTAAATQAAQWAREANIPVVADLDLQFPGIDDLLINIDYLIVSRDFPSRLMNEPDLETALQKMQRRYGNTLAAATLGPDGVLAFDGKSFCYRPAYRVHAVDTTGAGDIFHAGFIYGMLQGWALTRQLDFACAAAARNCTAVGARGAIDSRDAIEALITADERYPSLSFDSVTA from the coding sequence ATGGAGAGTACTCGGAAGGTCGACCTGGTTGGTGTTGGCCTGAATGCTACTGACACCGTCCTAACCCTTCCTACCTTCCCCGTATTTGGCTCCAAGGTGGAATATCACGACTCCGTCGTTCTTCCCGGCGGCCAGGTCGCCAGCACTGTCGTTGCATGCCAGAACTGGGGACTCACGACCCGCTATGTCGGCAAGCTGGGCGATGACCAGGCGGCCGATCTGCACCACCGAGCCTTCGCCGATGCCGGCGTCGAAACCAGAATCGTCACTGTACCTGATGCCCACTCGCCGCAATCGCTCATTCTGGTAGATCCCAGTGGCGAACGCACGGTCCTCGTCCGTCGTGATGATCGGCTGACACTGAAATCGGAGGAGATTCGCCGCGAGTGGATCACCGACGCCCGCGCACTCCATGTCGATGGGCAGGACACAGCGGCCGCGACGCAGGCGGCCCAGTGGGCTCGCGAGGCTAACATTCCCGTCGTTGCCGACCTGGATCTTCAGTTTCCCGGCATTGACGACCTTCTTATCAACATCGATTACCTGATCGTCAGCCGCGACTTCCCCTCCCGCTTGATGAACGAGCCTGACCTCGAGACCGCACTCCAGAAGATGCAGCGCCGTTATGGAAACACTCTGGCCGCCGCGACCCTGGGGCCAGATGGCGTGCTGGCCTTCGACGGAAAGAGCTTTTGCTATCGGCCTGCTTATCGTGTCCATGCTGTCGACACAACCGGCGCCGGTGACATCTTCCATGCAGGCTTTATCTACGGCATGCTACAGGGCTGGGCTCTGACCCGGCAGCTCGATTTCGCCTGCGCCGCGGCAGCCCGCAACTGTACTGCAGTAGGTGCTCGCGGAGCGATCGATTCGCGCGATGCGATTGAAGCACTGATTACCGCGGATGAACGGTATCCGTCGCTTTCGTTTGATTCTGTAACCGCCTGA
- a CDS encoding ABC transporter permease produces MPIREIFLQTLAALWATKLRSFLTMFGIVWGITSVILLVGLGIGFSKDQHERMKGLGTDIAIIWGGKTGAQAGGYVAGRDIRLEYGDAVAIRDQAALVQHVSPEINRTVNEVSQYNAANRAVRGVWPEYQAFRSIKVSEGRLMTERDEADGARVVLLGDDTKQQLFRSNQAVGQIISIAGYPYVVIGILEKKKQNGSYGSGRDGTQLFVPYSSMERDFPPARKGVFPGWLNDIVVQPVSPDKHEAAVKEVYRILGERHHFNPDDKEALWVWDTLEGAKFVDRIFGVMTIFLGAVALLTLALGGIGVMNIMLVAVTERTREIGVRKALGARAVDIHRQFLAESAIITLVSGTIGFLLGAGVCVVMRYIPMPDFVPHPVISPIAVVLSLLTLTAITLFAGTYPARRAAMLSPMECLRTE; encoded by the coding sequence ATGCCGATTCGCGAGATCTTCCTGCAAACGCTCGCCGCCCTGTGGGCTACCAAACTTCGCAGCTTTCTCACCATGTTCGGCATCGTGTGGGGCATCACCTCAGTGATTCTGCTGGTTGGGTTAGGCATCGGCTTCAGTAAAGACCAGCATGAGCGTATGAAGGGATTGGGAACCGATATCGCCATCATCTGGGGCGGCAAGACCGGAGCACAGGCCGGCGGTTACGTTGCTGGACGCGATATCCGGCTGGAGTATGGCGACGCGGTCGCCATCCGGGATCAGGCAGCGCTGGTCCAGCACGTCTCCCCAGAGATCAATCGGACCGTCAACGAGGTTTCGCAGTACAACGCTGCTAACCGCGCTGTGCGCGGTGTATGGCCGGAGTATCAGGCCTTCCGCTCCATCAAGGTCTCAGAGGGCCGCCTGATGACCGAACGAGACGAGGCCGACGGCGCGCGCGTGGTCCTACTTGGCGATGACACCAAGCAGCAGCTCTTTCGCTCCAACCAGGCCGTCGGGCAGATTATCTCCATCGCGGGCTATCCCTACGTGGTGATCGGCATCCTGGAAAAGAAGAAGCAAAACGGCTCGTATGGCTCCGGCCGCGACGGCACACAGCTCTTCGTCCCCTACTCGTCGATGGAGCGTGACTTCCCGCCGGCGCGTAAAGGAGTCTTCCCGGGCTGGCTGAACGATATCGTTGTTCAACCGGTCTCTCCCGACAAGCATGAGGCCGCGGTTAAAGAGGTCTATCGCATTCTGGGCGAGCGCCACCACTTCAATCCGGACGATAAGGAGGCTCTCTGGGTCTGGGACACCCTGGAGGGCGCCAAGTTCGTGGACCGCATCTTCGGCGTCATGACCATCTTTCTGGGAGCCGTAGCCCTGCTGACCCTTGCCCTGGGCGGCATTGGGGTGATGAACATCATGCTGGTGGCCGTGACCGAACGGACCCGGGAGATCGGTGTCCGCAAGGCTCTGGGCGCCCGCGCCGTCGATATCCACAGGCAGTTCCTGGCCGAATCGGCCATTATTACTCTGGTCTCCGGCACCATCGGTTTCCTTCTCGGAGCCGGTGTCTGCGTCGTGATGCGCTATATCCCCATGCCGGATTTTGTGCCACACCCGGTCATTTCGCCGATCGCCGTTGTGCTTTCCCTGCTCACACTTACCGCGATAACCCTGTTTGCCGGCACCTATCCTGCCCGCCGGGCCGCGATGTTGAGCCCAATGGAATGCCTCCGAACCGAGTAA